In one Conger conger chromosome 5, fConCon1.1, whole genome shotgun sequence genomic region, the following are encoded:
- the dusp12 gene encoding dual specificity protein phosphatase 12 has protein sequence MIAVQTGLYIGAASDLADGNALAKAGITHILTVDSEEPKLQGSFQTKFVYSLDDMSADLLSSLDSCVRFISEAMESPSSAVLVHCHAGRSRSAAVVTAFLMRSNRLTMTDAYTKLQKIKSNVKINEEFLNQLVLYGSMDCEVDTSSPVYKQYRLQKITDKYPELQSVPRDVFAADPMTAQAHSNEVVHRCRKCRRTLFRGSSILGHDVGSGPASFIHKKYVGSAACAPGHTVQTQCTSYFIEPVQWMEPALLGVLDGQLLCPKCSSKLGSFNWYGEQCSCGRWITPAFQIHKNRVDEIKHINVPSLK, from the exons ATGATTGCTGTGCAGACAGGACTATACATTGGAGCTGCCTCTGACCTGGCAGATGGTAATGCGTTGGCAAAAGCAGgcatcacacacatacttacagtTGACTCCGAAGAACCGAAATTACAAGGATCATTTCAGACAAAGTTTGTATATTCTCTGGATGACATGTCAGCCGATCTACTAAGCTCTTTGGACAGTTGTGTGCGGTTTATCTCTGAAGCTATGGAATCACCTTCATCTGCAGTCCTTGTGCATTG TCATGCAGGACGAAGTCGGAGTGCTGCGGTGGTTACAGCGTTTTTGATGAGATCAAACAGACTGACCATGACCGATGCCTATACTAAGCTccagaaaataaaatctaatgtCAA GATCAATGAAGAGTTTTTGAACCAGTTGGTGCTGTATGGATCAATGGACTGTGAAGTGGACACGTCCAGTCCTGTGTACAAGCAATACAGACTCCAGAAAATCACAGATAAGTACCCAG aGCTACAGAGTGTGCCAAGGGATGTGTTTGCTGCTGACCCAATGACGGCACAAGCCCACAGCAACGAGGTTGTCCACAGATGCAGGAAGTGTCG ACGGACATTATTCCGTGGCTCCAGTATTCTTGGCCATGATGTGGGCAGTGGACCAGCATCTTTTATTCACAAGAAATATGTTGGCTCAGCAGCCTGTGCGCCTGGCCATACGGTTCAAACACAGTGCACGTCTTACTTCATTGAGCCCGTGCAGTGGATGGAGCCTGCGCTTTTGGGTGTGCTGGATGGACAG CTCCTGTGCCCAAAGTGCAGCTCCAAGCTAGGCTCATTCAACTGGTATGGAGAGCAGTGTTCATGCGGTCGATGGATTACACCCGCTTTTCAGATTCACAAGAACCGTGTGGATGAAATCAAACACATAAATGTACCATCACTTAAATAA